The nucleotide window ATTACAGTGACATAAAAAAGGCAGGAGATTTTTGATTATATATTGATTAGTTCACACCAGCTTATAATAACATATTGAGTAATGAGTACTATCCAGTAACGTACTACTCGTATAACTATTAACAGCTGAGAAGTAAAACTCTCATTTGAAAGTTATTTTAACCAGTTGCGGACTTCCAGCCGTCAGTAGGCTCTTTAATTTTATCCGCCCCCAGTGAGCTAGGGTTTAGACTATCCATtccataatttcataaaataatcgaATCAATTTTTTGTGTTAGCTTTCCGTTGTTGTACAAAAATTGTGGGCGTGCCCATTCATTTTCGATCTCCAtaacaatttttcaaaattaaaatttaggcAACATTCGGCCTCCCTTGAAATTTGCTGCCGTAGGCTTCAGCCTATTCAGCCTACTGGTGTGGGATTTGCCACTGGTTTGAACCaagtttaatgtaatatttttttaatacgaagTCCGGtatgattttactttttttaattccagGTTCTGCCGTATTCTGTTATTCTAGGAGCAATAGTATTGCCTTTGATAACAGCTGAAGGTGATAGTATTCCAAAAGTCGTTGGTGACGTCAAAGATTTCATACCGACGCCAAACGCACTGAGCGTTCAGAGGTTCAGAGGAATCGTCAACGACTGTGTTAAGTGGGGTGCTATTTAAAAACTTGGGTAGGAAATTAAGtaagaagaataataaattcatttattgaaattttatacatatttctaaTCCACAACTTAAGgactaaatatatacaaatagttatggaaatatttacaaatcatgtccgcgttgagtcgtgccaagaatgctggcaacatttccccgttgaatcgctttGGCGATTCTCTGGAAAAAATATGCACCAGCcttcttgtcaccagtggaggcaataaggcgaggagctatctctttaaaaaacttttagcactgctactccaaggtccaggTGTTTCGACTGCAACGGCACAAAGATATAATATGGAACTAGTGACATATATTTGAGCCGTTTAGTCATTTCAgctttttaagaaattatatattatatggttttaagaaacaaatataGTCTCATGAAGCGAGTAGAACCTTCATAAAGATTTTAATACACATTGTTTTACTGATCACCGGATTTttcaaacataaattattataatgatatcaTTGTCTGAAGGTTTATGTTGCATCTATCTGGTTATTCATTTCAACAAAGGTTGGGTAGATACTgttgtttttgttgtttatgtTATATGGGTATCCCTAAGTCACTACACCAcatttattatagtaatattaactatttatttcttgtatgtataaaaaaaaagttatatttttatctagtaCTATCTGTACCCTAAGCGccttgctacgctttttttagttttttttttgttgttgtaccAACtcggaaacctttgtgggctcatgcacaacactttgctgaacatgatcaaatgcataggtTACAATTCTATAAagcacatacagacaaacattcatttttatatttatagataaggGTAAGTAATTAAACGTAACATTTCCTTAGTGAGACCTTCTCAAATTAGCATACTAAAAAATTCAGATTTGTCGGCATTGATAACAAAGCGAagtataacatttaaatttattttatatgcaatatttgtatgtatattattctaaaaaaatatttagctgtaTCAATCAGCTGGTTAATCAGTCTGTTACCTACAATACAAGCATTACgttgcttaacataggaacaaacgatcgtgtgtgtatattaaaaatagataaaaaatgtaGACTATTGATGTATAGAGCAGTTCCTTATATCAGGTAGGACGGTAGGACACCTAACTAGAGCAGACTGACCTCCAGGTTCGCTTCTGGCTGCTGTCGTAACTGACTGCGTAACTGCTTCTTCTAATGTGCATACTTTGCAATATTATGTCTTATTGACAACTTTTGCATGTCTTGTTTAATGGTTTTGGTTctattgtaacaaaaattttaataaaatcttatgttttattgttgtttcaTTTTATGATCTCATACTTTGTTTGACAACAAATATCTTATAaccaaatgtaataaaaaaacgagtgtgctttagaccacatgactgaagtgaaacttctgcacaatacaCACTACACCGTGTCTTAGcaactggctatgagaggaaGAGAGAAAGAGAATGCGTGCTCGCACCTCTGTCTCTTGCtacgttcgcctcgcccgaccacacttttcgtaacgctctcgtcacgcatccaccagcttactccccaagtcaagcgtgcgtagagaagttttacttcaaaaatataaatataaagtaacgaTCCACAAAAACTGGAAATTCAGTCTTACTATAATGGTTGAGTCGTACGATCAAGTTAACGTTTCTCCTTGAAAACTTCATTTGTATCAATGTATATTTTTCTACTGTGTTTTACTATGATATAATTACACTAAAATTGGGTTAGAAAAACATAACACATTACCACAGAGTCAGTTTACTTTGACGCACCGTACATGACAAAGACAACACCGCTTAGATCTAATAGTTTACAACTAACTACAATTAACAGAATATCACACaatttatttacgattttatttggTATTTTTGGTTTTGACACGCTGCTAATTTAGGTTCGTTCTACGTTCTTTAACTTCGGTTTCTCGAAAGAAGGAAGGAACCTTTGTCTGCTTGGATACTggtaaaaataagttattttttattgcccAGAAGAGCGCGCGTTAGAGCCGCCAGCGGCGCCTCCACACACAACCACAGTCCCGCTCCACACAGAAACGAGAGAAATATTGATGCACAGAGCACCATCAGCTGAAAcaaggaaaatattttatttatttaatatattttagttagtatCAGCCAACCCGCAGaggagcatcgtggtggattaagctccaatccttctcctacgtggagaaagaggactatgcccagcagtagaatGATACCGGCTGAAtgcattttagttattttagtgTATTGTCGTATGTACCCACATCTGTTATATATGTTAGAATTAGTCCTAACATATTACAGTTTTCCCACTGCTTAACTCAAAATGTTTCTTTATAGATATTAATGCTCGATGATCAGTAGTTTTAGACCGAGTTCAACGCTGTTGTGTCATAAACGGCTAATGATATTTACATTATAGATGTTATAAAGTTGCTGTCCAGGTATGTATGTCTGTGATGACCGACTTCGATATGGTTTATTTACGGAAAGCAACTTTCCTTACAatggtttttatttatgtttattaaaaatcaattcaaCAGTTTTAAGAGCATCAGCTCTTTTCCAAAATGATCGAAGACATTTTCGCCACAGAATTGAATTATTGGGCAtaagaattttttatacaatttctgTACTAGGTTATGACTAATAGAGATTTCTTTGTTTAAGTTTCTTAgttcatttgttttttctttataatccGGTTTGACAGCCAACCCAAAGCCACGAACGAatagtaacattaaaaatatgtcaGTGGATCGGAGGGACTAATTTCGAGTTCAAATCGAACTCGTACGAAACTAaagttatgtatatatgtatgtatatatgtatgtgtatatgtatgtatatttgggTGATGGTATAGTTtgaatcacgtcggggtcaccagtttggtgGTGCGATGGTATAGTTTGTGAAGTTCTTCCTCCACCCTCACAAAGGGAGGATcgtccgaccagacgggtgttatgtctggtgggctaacgccccgacggttgttgtcgagatcttgtatatatacttaatcactttgaaaactctgatagcatgatgtagcatacgtcataacgtcagtttttctctaattacgtagtttgtagtcgttcgtatttcgcgcgatagatgtcgccacatataTGTGCATGTAAGTGTGTATATAGCTAAGTatatacgtattttattttacaaattctgAATGTATATATTACAGAATAAGTTtatagctttattattattatttaacttttgttaCTTTATCACTCTTGCGCCACTGCGTCCCGCGGTAACATCGTTTCTCACCACcgtgggtagactggtagagatatcttacagagataagttcgcccttgccaataTTCTTCGTAAACATGATTTATAATCGTAATACTTACGACGTAGTAATCGGACATGTAGAGCGGCTCCGTGAGGCCGCCGATGTAGGAGCGCTGGAACGCCGTGTGCAGCAGGAAGGCGCTGTACGACACGCGCCCCGCCCACGTGAAGCCGCGCCACTCCACTATGCCGCGGTACAGCGCTGGAAATTAATCTATCGTCAGAATACTGAGGAGACGTCATCGTGGAGGGGATGACAACTAGTGGGAGTGTCGGCGAGCCTACTAACCCTGTGCGATTTGAGACAAATTTCGTGTACTGTTCTTTTAACCGTTATCCGTTTGGAAAGCCAACCTGTCTACTTTTGTGATTTATTGGCAttccttaaattttatttatacgttagaaatctttttttattttcaactgattgtgtttaaatttctattaaaattaatacttgtAATACTTGTAAGTAATCGTTATTGTCTTTTGATATCAATTTTAGCGCTGGTTCTTAAATAcctataaaattctcgtgtcacagtgtttgtagttaaactcctccgaaacggctcgaccgattctcataaaattttgtgtgcatattgagtagctctgagaatcgaacaacatctacttttcgtccccctaaatgttaagggtagtccacccctaatttttttttaatttttaaataaattatttattttttattttattatgaattggcgttgaaaaatacatacaactctaaattttcacacttctaccaccaacccctattattaaatagcgtttagcggcaagacaacgtttgagGACTCAGccagtaggtatataaaaatctcgtgtcaagATGTTTTTTCGGCCAATCTCCGAAACTGATGAACCTAATATAAGATAAGATATTTAACTTTATCCAAcgtaaaataaagattatattttatttcgattctAGACCccgatatttttgttttttcaattgtattattgtatttcacTTGCACCACTGACCAGCCTGAGCCATAAGGTGGTGGTGCATTTTTATCTTTACTTCACGattttgtatgaaattattGTGTGCGGTCCTAGTTAAAATTACTTATCTTTACCAAAAAAATGCTaattaaacaagaaaaaactaaacaaaaacgcACAATGGCTCAAAATGTTTAACTACCTGCAATACATGTTgttatcatttataatatttcatgaCGATAAGATCGATACGagtcagcctgtaacatccaaaACAAGAGGCATAGTATTTATCATTAAACCGTACCTACGtacattaaaagaatatttattgtatactgATACTtactttcaattttaaaaatggttcCGATGATAAAGAGTACGACAAGCGTCTGGAAGGCAGGCTTGTACAACATGGCGTACGTCACTCTGACGAATGTGGACGGCGTATAGCCGTCAATGTAGAAGAAACCGCCGGAGAGTATAATGGCCACGGCGAGGGGAAATTGGAACCAAAAGGCCCAACGATATTTCTGAAATAGAAATAATCATACGTAAAAGTCTTCTCAACGATTAACAAAaagaataattgttttttttttttgcaaacgaaaaaaaaaacgccttcaattacatcgataagtaatacaacgtaggtcgacgaaaaaatagtcaagtaaatacgcatttttagcattataagatataactcgACAAGTACTTGTCTgatcttaattatatttaaatttggaccaaatgacacaaacCACCtttcaagttaaaaaaaaatcaattacatCGGTCTTCCCAATCAAAAGTTATGAGGTgacatatgtttaaaaaaaaatcgaattgagaacctccccttttGGAAGGTTAAAAAAGCGCTCAGCGTAAATATCAACATGTATCATGTCGTCATGATTGTAattatgtctttttttaaagtgcaataaagaatatatagtaatttcaagtatttaatttttaaatatattcattgtTACACCATACATACCATCGCAAAAATGTTTGCCATCATGAAGTAAGCTTCTTACTTGATCACTGAACTACATAATGAATACTCGAAATACTCTCATATTACACTAAAATGTATACAGTTTATACTTATGCCTTATTTCGCTAGCATTTGGTACACTGACTTACTGGAGTTCGTCTGCACTTATGTTACAGTTCTACCGAGGACCAAAGAAATGCGGATGTCAGTAAAATAGGATTATGACCTTTAACAAATTACCTTGTATTTAGAAAAATCTACTTCGTTCTTCTGCCAGTGGTAAGTTACAAGACCTCCCGCGAGGCCCATGATGTAAGTCGATATGTTCGTGTGACCTCTGATGTAGACGAGGTCGAAGGTATCATCGGTGACGTAGATACTGCGATAAGACCTACAGTAATTGTCAATTTACATGAGCAGAGAAGACCTAGGGAATACAGCAGTTGATAGAGAGGCAATCTGATATCAAAACGAACATCTTTTAAGACAGTCTTCAACGAAATTTTCAATCGCTAATAGATATTACCCTAGAattctatttttcttttttgtaacaCCATCAATTTTtgcaattataaattatagaatGCTCATATTCATTTTCATCCCTATAGAAAAAAACTTACTCAGGTGACTGTATTACTACAGCTTCCAAATCTTGAAAGTATGTGTGTGCTGCGGTAATGACCAACGACAATAGGAATAGCATGACAAGTCCAACTTTCCTATAACACGGACGTTGAACAAGGACAAGAAACAGCACTCCAAAACAGAATAGTTGTGTATCAGCTGCTAAGTACCTATAAAAACATGAAAAAGTATGAACAATGAAGAAGCATTGTATTAAGTAAAGAATAAAAAGAAGGATGGTCAAGTAAAATACCAATTTACTAAGTAAACGATATTCGTTAGAACTCAAAGATATTAAAAAGTTCGACCATGGCAGTAGTATTTGGAATAGTTTCAGATAATTTAACGTTATAACAATTCGACATTACATTACTCACCATCCTTGAGGAAAACACGTATCATCACTGTAAATATAGTTGTTGAAGTAAAATACATTGGCCCACCAATACTGGCGGCAAATGTTGGCCTCGCTTGTGACAACCATTGGCCAAAGTGGTCCATCACCAATATGCCGCATCCACGTGCTTATTGTTGCTATTATAAGGGCGTAAGCTGGAGTCAATCTGGAAATTTAATCGGTAGCatattattagttaaatatCTTTCTCATTTGCTTATTACTTACTTACCTAATTTGAAAAATCGTCAGTAGTTCCAAAAATGGCTATCTTACAAGGTTTCtctaattttacaataatatcaaGAATGGTTTTAAGAATACGCAATAGATATAAAAGTAAGTTAAGCTTACCTGATCCAGCGTAACAGGATCGCCATCGGAATTTTAGTCCAATTGATCTCTTTCGTCTCGGAAACTATTTGCAAATTATAGGCCAGTAGAAAACTTGACATAACGAAGAAAGTATGAGTGACAAGGCTTCCATTGAATAGTAATTGCTTTAAGGGGTCATCGTACGCCTGGATATGAAACAAACATTAttgacgcttcagcctgtaacatcccactactgggcataggcctaaacaatcgctatcaggtgtacttgataacaaccgggaccgacggcttagcgtgctttccgaggcacggtagggagacccacaaggactgcacaaacacccagaccacggcaaacacctgtatggccaatacaaatgtttgtcatgttgcgctaacgcggcgtcaacATTCTTGATCAAACATTGGATTGGTCAAACATTATTGATTTTTCATAATACTCaacattcttaaaataaaaataatctataataaacaTATCGAAACCTCCAAGAAACAAAAATGTTGATATGAATGTCTGCTATTTaagtaagtttaatattttaaaataattgtgtttgcttgcaatcggaaaaaaacccacttcaattacatcgacaagtaatacaacgtaggtagacgaaaaaatagtcgagtaaatacgcgttatcaaagattactcaaatagTATTCACCAGATCAAGATCATCTGTTGGGATCACAGGACAagcattaaattttgattaaaacaagaatcatcaaaatcggtatatcttgcggaaagttatgcggtataatacaacgtaggtcgaccaaaaagtaatcaagtaaatacgatcATTTAcatctcaattaaaattaaatgagactacatgacaCGTAACAcatttcgattgaaaaaaaaaaacatcgaaatcggtccacccagttaatagttctgaggtaacatacattaaaaaaaaatcgaatttagAACCCCCTTCTTTTcgcaagtcggttaaaaagggtgTGGAATTAGCTGATACTGGTGGGAGATTCAGCAGGATAACAATAAAAAGGCAAGTgttacacgaaaaaaaaattttttttttatttaaattatatttacttactttttcCAGATAAATCGGGTTTCTGATAAACGTGAAGGACATCACGAGCGCCGTGTGAGAAAATATCACACATATCATTGTCATTGCTCTGGAAATAAATAAGGTTCGTTTATTTTACAAGATTTTCCAATcacaacaaatatttatctacattactttttagactt belongs to Melitaea cinxia chromosome 17, ilMelCinx1.1, whole genome shotgun sequence and includes:
- the LOC123661457 gene encoding nose resistant to fluoxetine protein 6-like, giving the protein MFPAIFLLVLFFGESLAVIYSVNETEYRKMPPLFEMDDYNECMLHPGGTYCVSSFDLYSKGHSSLMRFIQEYSAHETKHFNHTRLYRGVCITSSCKHYLNASNKTLDPETILEACINETIWRNYKIESKLSKMDYCKRYDDKIVVDISDYLVATVYVLLVLLNIIGSFYDVILCENDQKTGNQYLLAFSLRRNWAKLIAPAGSGSDPRIARLKLFNGMRAMTMICVIFSHTALVMSFTFIRNPIYLEKAYDDPLKQLLFNGSLVTHTFFVMSSFLLAYNLQIVSETKEINWTKIPMAILLRWIRLTPAYALIIATISTWMRHIGDGPLWPMVVTSEANICRQYWWANVFYFNNYIYSDDTCFPQGWYLAADTQLFCFGVLFLVLVQRPCYRKVGLVMLFLLSLVITAAHTYFQDLEAVVIQSPESYRSIYVTDDTFDLVYIRGHTNISTYIMGLAGGLVTYHWQKNEVDFSKYKKYRWAFWFQFPLAVAIILSGGFFYIDGYTPSTFVRVTYAMLYKPAFQTLVVLFIIGTIFKIETLYRGIVEWRGFTWAGRVSYSAFLLHTAFQRSYIGGLTEPLYMSDYYVLMVLCASIFLSFLCGAGLWLCVEAPLAALTRALLGNKK